The genomic region CCCCATGGCCTTCTACACGAGCATCGGCGACCGCGAGCCGGAGCAGTGGGGCGCCGTCGCCGCCTCGGGGGATCTGGCGACATGGCGCAAATCCGCCGAAAACCCTCTGGTGTCCGGCGTGACCAACGGCGCCGACAAGATCGCGGAGTGGCGCGATCCGTTCCTCTTCTCCGAGAACGGGGCAACCTACATGGTTACCGGCGGCGGGCTGAACGGCCGGGGCGTTGTCTTGATGTACCAGGCCATCAATCCCAATCTGACGTCATGGCAGTATCTTGGTCCGATCTTCCACCATCCCGACGCAGCCATCTCCAATATCGAATGCCCGAATATCGCCCGCCTCGACGGCAAATGGCTGCTGCTGACATCGACGTATGGCAAGGTCGAATCGTTTGTGGGCCAGCTGGATCTCAAGACGCATCTGTTCACCACGGAGAAACGCGGCGTGCTCGCAGACGGCTCCTACGCCAGCCAATTGACGCATGACGCCGCCGGTGATCTCATCTACTATGGCTGGATGCATACGGAGCAGGGCTCGGGCTGGAACGGCTATCTGACCCTGCCGAGCACCCTTCGCATTGCGCCCGACGGAACGGTGATCCGCAAGCCGATCGCCAAGTTTGAAAGCCTGCGCGGCAAGCACATCCATCTCGCCGACCACTCTCTCGCGAGCGCCCTGGACCTCACCGGGCAGCTTTCGGGCAAGTCTCTGGAACTGATTGCCGATATCGATCCCGGAACCGCGACAAGCGTCACCATTCACCTGCGCCCCGGCTCGGCGGCGGACATCCATTACGACGCCGCGTCGCGCGCGCTCACCATTCCCCATCGCGATCCAGTGACGCTGCCAGCAGACTCCGACCTGAAATTGCGGATCTTCGTGGACAACGGCGCGCTCGATGTCTACGCCGCCGACGGCGCCGTCACGCTGGCCGCGTTTCTCGACGAACCGCTGACGCCCGACGCCGGCGTGCGGATTACCTCCGACGGCGGCGCGGCGACCGTCAAGAATCTGGATGCTTATGAGATGAAGCCGGCGGTGATCGACGATCGGGTGTTTGGGGGACGGTAGGCCCTATTCCCCCAACTCGCTTAGGCTCGTCTTCCCCCTTTTTCCGCCCGAAAGGCCTTGCTGGGAAAAAGGGGAAAACGCGATAAAGCGCGGGGGAATAGGGATTAAATCCCCAGCAGCATCCTTACCAGCGGCAGCGTCGCTTCCCCTCGCTCTCTATCAAACTCCACATCGAGGCTGGTGTGCGTCGTCGAGGGTGCGGCGCCGTCGCGGACGCGTTCGCCCATTTGGCGGCGTTCGGGCGGGGTGAAGGTGGCGAAGGTGCGGCGCAGTAGCGGAAGAAGCTGCGTGAAGGCGTCGGGAGTGAGGCTGGATACCCATTCGTCCAGCACGCGCCAGAGGGTTTCGTCGTGCAGCAAAATAACGCCGCTGCCTTTTAAAAAGCCTTCG from Capsulimonas corticalis harbors:
- a CDS encoding GH32 C-terminal domain-containing protein; this translates as MIFIASPSSSRHRVLGRRVLLVSSFIGVLISANTSCAALAARLPRSVASVKAHTPGNKDDITIADFEGARYPDGWTTTGTAFGLGPAHGAIGGQQAVTGFVGQGLVNSYFGAADGATGTLTSPPFVIGRKYLSFLIGGGRHPAQTRIDLLVNGVSQRTATGGDSEQLARMQWDVGDLKGKTAQIQITDSATGQWGHINIDAITLTDHKLPDERTRLLASAMEAIRAAVPTAEADARRPAYHFHAPAQWMNDPNGPIYDKGWHHIFYQFNPYGAKWGNMHWGHARSKDMVNWEQMSAALWPSKSAGEDHVYSGSVFPRADGTPMAFYTSIGDREPEQWGAVAASGDLATWRKSAENPLVSGVTNGADKIAEWRDPFLFSENGATYMVTGGGLNGRGVVLMYQAINPNLTSWQYLGPIFHHPDAAISNIECPNIARLDGKWLLLTSTYGKVESFVGQLDLKTHLFTTEKRGVLADGSYASQLTHDAAGDLIYYGWMHTEQGSGWNGYLTLPSTLRIAPDGTVIRKPIAKFESLRGKHIHLADHSLASALDLTGQLSGKSLELIADIDPGTATSVTIHLRPGSAADIHYDAASRALTIPHRDPVTLPADSDLKLRIFVDNGALDVYAADGAVTLAAFLDEPLTPDAGVRITSDGGAATVKNLDAYEMKPAVIDDRVFGGR